The following coding sequences are from one Triticum aestivum cultivar Chinese Spring chromosome 5A, IWGSC CS RefSeq v2.1, whole genome shotgun sequence window:
- the LOC123101792 gene encoding LOB domain-containing protein 24-like: MSTTGDVEVEMHEEDQEGGGRRCAACKYLRRRCAHDCVLAPYFPASHPHRYASVHRVFGASNVARLLQSLPVDERAQAAETMEMEAQWRVEDPVYGCTGIISQLQEEIQATQCELARTRAQLAIVPAHGAQLQGSTVALPPPPQHQRDDGHRVPISQMQGLGEAVPLLDPDEFLDLDGI, encoded by the exons ATGTCCACCACCGGCGACGTGGAGGTGGAAATGCACGAGGAAGACCAGGAAGGCGGCGGCAGGAGGTGCGCGGCGTGCAAGTACCTGCGCCGGCGGTGCGCCCACGACTGCGTGCTCGCCCCCTACTTCCCGGCGTCGCACCCCCACCGCTACGCCTCCGTCCACCGGGTCTTCGGCGCCAGCAACGTCGCGAGGTTGCTCCAG aGCTTGCCGGTGGACGAGAGAGCTCAGGCGGCGGAGACGATGGAGATGGAGGCGCAGTGGCGGGTGGAGGACCCGGTGTATGGATGCACCGGGATCATCAGCCAGCTGCAGGAGGAGATTCAGGCCACGCAGTGCGAGCTCGCCAGGACGCGGGCGCAGCTCGCCATCGTCCCCGCGCACGGTGCGCAGCTGCAGGGTTCCACGGTtgctcttccgccgccgccgcagcatcaGCGTGACGACGGCCACCGCGTCCCAATCTCGCAGATGCAAGGGCTGGGAGAGGCGGTGCCGTTGCTTGACCCGGACGAGTTTCTAGATCTCGACGGGATTTGA
- the LOC123105941 gene encoding SUMO-conjugating enzyme SCE1 — MSSGGIARGRLAEERKAWRKNHPHGFVAKPETLGDGTVNLMVWHCTIPGKQGTDWEGGYFPLTLHFSEDYPSKPPKCKFPTNFFHPNVYPSGTVCLSILNEDSGWRPAITVKQILVGIQDLLDQPNPADPAQTDGYHLFIQDPAEYKRRVRVQAKQYPALV; from the exons atgtcttCCGGTGGGATCGCGCGCGGCCGCCTCGCCGAGGAGCGCAAGGCCTGGCGGAAGAACCACCCCCAC GGCTTCGTCGCCAAGCCGGAGACGCTGGGCGACGGCACGGTCAACCTCATGGTCTGGCACTGCACCATCCCCGGCAAGCAAGGG ACTGATTGGGAAGGTGGATACTTCCCTCTCACCCTTCATTTCAGCGAGGATTACCCCAGCAAGCCTCCCAAGTGCAAGTTCCCTACGAACTTCTTCCACCCGAATGTCTACCCTTCGGGGACAGTCTGCCTTTCAATCCTCAATGAGGACAGC GGCTGGAGACCTGCTATTACTGTGAAGCAAATCCTTGTTGGAATTCAGGACTTGCTTGATCAGCCAAACCCGGCTGACCCTGCCCAGACTGATGGTTATCACCTTTTCATCCAG GATCCAGCTGAGTACAAGAGGCGTGTTCGGGTGCAGGCAAAGCAGTATCCCGCATTGGTCTGA